The Plasmodium brasilianum strain Bolivian I chromosome 14, whole genome shotgun sequence genome contains a region encoding:
- a CDS encoding U3 small nucleolar RNA-interacting protein 2 — MQRLAKMKFNKKKKFFRNVKNTDSNRRKNADNSEVESDEILTSEASEDDKLTLVNKKKKRNNENNEESDDEEFSNKNYSDQEENDDTYNNPEERKMYLAKKYLKDLGIESTDGDDSSNESSTHDGNEEASERSKLSDNFSSDENEDNKEKINKMLMEKEKSKNSKILLNLENKIKIFRDEKLLSNIMNNNNKRGHKNLEHMNSSGKNIKMDENVLFFGGHKKSVTCVACPDFNLSFFDHYDYKLDHEKYKYDNKHNGKYDENSVPSGWNRDYFYKNSSSRYESIDDFDDNDHYLHGDRHPDCVHRNSNGYGESILEPKNFENTSINTVYTGGKDACIIEWDLTRGEKVHIYKGDLSSFKDFGNKSGINHFKSVMDICCNKFNSFFISVGCDNLINIWDNRVNKSCTNSVIGHKHIISAVIGCNDNTDELNMEHNFFTSSYDKTIKLWDLRFFNKCINTYLGHTNTILSMNSLNQNKLITSSSDYTVRVWNTKNDNHILFNINYEIIESCCTLNNKIFIAGTFTGHFYIFTSSYKKHICIHKNAHSSYSITALTSIPYTNIFISGSYDGYVHFWQYKNINKTSGSVHKILTVQVNGTINKFSFSHNYKYLFVAVGDEMKHGRWTRTKSKNGLAVIPIQFMS; from the coding sequence AACGTCCGAGGCGTCAGAAGATGATAAACTGACCcttgtaaataaaaagaaaaaacgaaataacgaaaataatgaagagaGTGATGATGAAGAATTTAGTAACAAGAATTACTCTGATCAGGAAGAAAATGATGATACATACAACAACCCTGAGGAAAGGAAAATGTAtttagcaaaaaaatatctaAAAGATTTGGGAATTGAAAGTACGGATGGAGATGATAGTTCTAATGAATCATCAACACATGATGGAAATGAAGAAGCATCAGAAAGAAGTAAATTAAGTGACAACTTTTCTTCTGATGAAAATGAAgacaataaagaaaaaataaataaaatgttaatggaaaaagaaaaatcaaaaaatagtaaaattcttttaaatttagaaaacaaaataaaaatatttcgtgatgaaaaattattatcaaatataatgaataataataataaaaggggGCATAAAAATCTAGAACATATGAACAGTTcaggtaaaaatattaaaatggaTGAAAATGTCTTATTTTTTGGTGGTCATAAGAAAAGTGTTACCTGTGTTGCGTGCCCGGATTTCAACTTGTCCTTTTTCGACCACTACGACTATAAGCTGGACCatgagaaatataaatacgaTAATAAGCATAACGGCAAATACGATGAGAACAGTGTACCTTCTGGATGGAATAGagattatttttacaaaaatagtaGCTCTCGTTACGAGAGCATTGACGATTTTGATGATAATGATCATTATCTTCATGGTGATAGGCATCCTGATTGTGTTCATCGTAATTCAAATGGTTATGGTGAAAGTATTTTGGAaccaaaaaattttgaaaacaCCTCAATTAATACAGTATACACGGGTGGAAAAGATGCATGTATTATTGAGTGGGATTTAACTAGAGGAGAAAaggttcatatatataagggaGATTTAAGCTCATTTAAAGATTTTGGAAATAAAAGTGGTATAAATCATTTTAAAAGTGTAATGGACATATGTTGTAACAagtttaattctttttttatatccgTTGGATgtgataatttaattaacatATGGGATAATAGAGTAAATAAGAGTTGTACGAATTCAGTTATAGgacataaacatattattagTGCAGTTATTGGATGTAATGATAATACTGATGAATTAAATATggaacataatttttttacttcctcatatgataaaacaataaaattatgggATTTGcgattttttaataaatgtataaatacatacttAGGACATACAAATACCATTTTATCTATGAATTcattaaatcaaaataaattaataactaGCTCCAGTGATTATACTGTACGTGTGTggaatacaaaaaatgataatcatatattatttaatataaattatgaaattatcGAATCTTGTTGcacattaaataataaaatatttattgcaGGAACATTTACTggtcatttttatatttttacttcctcttataaaaaacatatatgcatacataaaaatgcaCACAGTTCATATTCTATAACAGCACTTACAAGTATTCCATATAccaacatttttatttctggATCGTATGATGGTTATGTTCATTTTTggcaatataaaaatattaacaaaacgTCAGGAAGTGTTCATAAAATTCTGACTGTTCAGGTAAATGgtacaataaataaattttctttttcacacaattataaatacttatttGTGGCAGTTGGAGATGAGATGAAACATGGCAGGTGGACGAGgacaaaaagtaaaaatggaCTTGCTGTTATACCGATTCAGTTTATGTCCTAA